AGACGCTGATCCCCCTTCTCTGCTGCGCCGATGCTCAGAGGCGATATATCCTGAGAGAGGACTCCATGATGGAACGCGAGCGCCTGCTATTATAACAAATTCGCTTTCTCCGTTTGCCGTCGTCGATACCGGGCATGAATTTCTGGACGCTCACTGAGCGTCTAAAACTTCGTTCTCCCGAGGTACTCTGCGATGAGGGCATCATAGCGGGCCGTATGGGCGAAGACCTTCTTTGCCAGATTGAATTTTGTCTCCTTGCTCAGCGCTCCCCCCGATGACTTCATCTCCCTGATTATTGCCGGATAATCGTCCGGGTCGACGACAACAGCCACATCCTGAAAATTCTTGGACGCTGCCCTGAGCATGGCGGGTCCTCCGATGTCGATATTCTCAATGGCATCGTCAAAGGTCACCCCTGTTTTCGAGATCGTTTCCTCAAAGGGGTAGAGGTTCACCACGACCATATCTATCGGCCGAATGCCGTGCTTCTCTATATCCTCCATATCTTTTGGATTGCTTCGCCTCGCGAGAAGGCCCCCATGGATCTTCGGGTGCAACGTCTTCAGCCTGCCATCGAGCATCTCAGGGAAACCTGTATAGTCCGAAACATCGGTTACCGGAATTCGGGAATCACGAAGGGCCTTTGCGGTCCCGCCCGTCGATAGAATCTCGGTGCCCATCCGGGACAACTCCCGCGCAAAATCGACAACGCCTTTCTTATTCGAGACACTGATGAGGGCCCTCTTGATCATGCCGTCTCCTCCTCTTTCCGAGACTTTAGAATATGCCTTTTTCTTTGAGGCTGATATACGCTCCGTCGCCGATGATCACATGGTCAAGAACAGCTATCCCGATAATCTCTCCTGCGCTCCTGAGTCTTTCCGTAACCGTGACATCATCGCGGCTCGGCGCGGGATCGCCGCTCGGGTGGTTATGGACGAAGATAACCGATGCAGCCGACTCCCTGATAGCCTCTTTAAAAGCCTCCCGCGGGTGAATGGGCGAGTTGGTCAGCGTTCCCTCCGATATCTTGCATTCCCGGATCAGCCTGTTTTTTGTATCAAGGAGGAGGGAGAGAAAAAGCTCTTTCTTAAGGTTTTTGAAGCGGGGAGCGAAATAAGAGTATACCGCGTTGCTCGAAGAAAAAACGGGTTTGCCGACCGAAGACTCACCCATCAATCTCTTGCCGAGTTCAAAGGCCGCTTTTATCTGAGCGACCTTGGCGATGCCGAGCCCTTTCAGGGAAGCGAGTTCGGCGGGAGAAGCGGTATCTATGCTTCTGAGCGTCTTGAACGCGTCGAGGAGCGACAGGGAAAGGTTCAACACCCCCTTCCCATCGCCTCCCGTCCTCAAGATTATCGCGAGGAGCTGGGCATCGGAAAGATTCTCGGGACCGTATTTCACGAGTCTCTCCCGAGGCCTCTCGTTCTCGGGCCAGTCTTTTATCTTCTGCTCCGGCATCCTCTGATCCCCTCTCCGGAAGACTATTCTATCAAGTTCGTCTTTTTTTTTGTGTAAAATCTCATCGACGCCAGCGAGACCTGTCCCTGCGCCTCTTTCCGGATATGGTACAATGAACTTCATGAAAAGCGGTAAGGGCAAGGTCTACCTCGTCGGGGCAGGACCCGGGGATATAGGGCTTCTGACCGTGAAAGGGCTGAAGTGCCTCCAAAAGGCGGAGGTGGTCGTTTATGATCTTCACCTCAATGCGCAGATTCTGAATTACATAAGCCACGACGCGGAATTTGTCTATGCCGGGAAACGGGGCGGCCATCATGCGATGACCC
The Thermodesulfovibrionales bacterium genome window above contains:
- the radC gene encoding DNA repair protein RadC, with amino-acid sequence MPEQKIKDWPENERPRERLVKYGPENLSDAQLLAIILRTGGDGKGVLNLSLSLLDAFKTLRSIDTASPAELASLKGLGIAKVAQIKAAFELGKRLMGESSVGKPVFSSSNAVYSYFAPRFKNLKKELFLSLLLDTKNRLIRECKISEGTLTNSPIHPREAFKEAIRESAASVIFVHNHPSGDPAPSRDDVTVTERLRSAGEIIGIAVLDHVIIGDGAYISLKEKGIF